The following nucleotide sequence is from Gloeocapsa sp. PCC 7428.
CAGATGAAGCAAAGCGGCGGTGTTTGATGGAGTATTCGCAATCATACAACGGAGACATTGCCATTTACTTCGTTAATGGAGCGCAACGATTGTGGAGTGAAGTGCGAAGTCTCTCTTGGTCGGAGATTGAAGCAATCGCTCAAACTAACTGTCTTGAGCCGAATGTAGCTTAGAGATTCAATCAAAAATAGATACACGCCTTAGCTATTATGCCTAAAATTAAATCTAAATCCTGCGCCAATAGCAGTGCTGATACCTACGAAGCTCGTTTAGTTGCGGCACAAAGTTTAAGAAAAGGCGATCGCGTGCGACATCAACGAACAGGGGAACAAGGTAGGTTTCAAGAAATCAACTTAGGGTTTGCTTTACCCGAAGTTTGGGTACATTTTGATAGCGATCGCGAGATTTATAAGACGTTATCTTGCAACCCACTTGAATTAGAAATCATTGGTAGCGAGTTCGAGCAGCAGCCAACAGCATTACCAGATACTTGCCATAAGGAAGCGATCGCTGAAGTCTCCCCTAATATAGTGCTAACTCGTGTTGAGGAGGCGAGTACGATGATTGAGTCGCCTTACAGAGGAGCGCATGCCGATGTACTAGAAGAACTTTCCGATTCGGAGGAACGAGAACGCTACCGTTTAGAATTTAAAGTTGATCGAGGTATTGCCCAAGCGTGGTTAGCATTAAAAGAATTGCGCGATCGCCGTTTATACCGCAGTACTCACAAAACTTTTGAAGAATATGCCAAAGAAAGGTTTGGATATAACCGCGCCCATGCTTATCGGTTGATCGAAGCTGCTCAAGTTTTAGAGAATCTGTCTCCAAATTGGAGACAAAATGAACTACAGGATGAAATGTCTCCAATTTGGAGACAAAAATTCCCCAACTCTGAAAGTCAATGTCGGGAACTGGCTAAGCTACCACCGCATTTTCAACCGATTGCTTGGGAGAAGGTGCTAGAAGCTTCTGGAAACAAAGCTCCTACAGCCAAGTTGATTAAAGGCATCGTCGAGCAACTTCAAGAAAAACCTCTCCTTCAAGCTAGAGATTTTTGTACCTGTGGAGATGTATTTACATTAGTGAAGCTAGAGGGATCGATGCGAAAATATAACGGTTATTGGGCGATCGTTTGTAGTATCAATACCTTTACAATAGCTGTTGATGTTCATGACACAACAATACTCGTGAAACCTGAAAATCTTCAACCAATCGATGAAGCTAACGTACGTCGTCAGCTACCACAAGTTCTTAAACGCATTCGACGATTGCGGAATGTGGGTCTACTTGACCGAGGTGCATACAATGTTTTAGAAGATTTAGGTCGGCAAACGTACTTGACAGATATTGAAGAGAAATTGCTTTCCTGCTTGGAGGAATATTACAAGGTTAATTCTGAAGAGATACATTAACACTCACTACGGTAATTTAGATAGTGACAAACGATTGACTTAACCGAAATACAATACCATAAGGCTTTTTCAGTAAATCTATATTTTTTTAGGTCAAGGGTAAATAATTTTTTACATAAAATGTATTTTTAACCTAATTAAAACTTTGTTGCACTTAAATCTTCGAGCATCTCAGCTTGTTGCTGTAATTCACGATAGAAAATTTGAAAGTAAGTTGCTATTCGTTCTTTCTTCTAATCATCACTTAGTTGTGAAAGAAAGTCTTGTTGGAGATCTATAGACAGCATAAGCAAATGTAGAGCTAACTTGAGTTCGGGTTAAGCCAGGAGCAGCAGATTGTGATCGAGCACAATTGATGGCTTGTTCGGTTAATGGCAGTAAGCAATCAAGCCGCCCAAAATGTTGACGAAGCAATTGTCCGGAGAGCGGTGGCGTGAATGCTCAATCTGGGAGATGATGGAACGCTTGCGAAGCAGCAGCCGCTCATTGAGCGGCTGCTGCTTCATGTTGTGTTTGAGCTTGGTGATGAGTTGAATGCCTGCGGTTTTGAGTAGCTGTTTTGCCAGCTTTTGAGACACATAACCTTTATCTGCGAAGACTTTGCCAACCAACTGTTGCAGTAACTTTGGCACGGGAGTCCGGTCATCGGTGTTGCCCAGAGTGAGCATAATGTTGAGTAATTCGCCTTGGTCATTGACCACCAGATGCAACTTGAAGCCAAAGAACCAATCGAGCGAGGTTCTGCCGCGTGCGGCAACGGTCTCAAAGACTTTATTGCGCTCGATGCGACGTTTGTGGCAGACGCGCAGCGAGGTGGAACCCATAAAACTGATGCCGCTGCACCTGCCAAAACACGACCGCAAATAGGCGCACATTGGGACGAGCGTCCGTGGTATCCATTCGATGAAGCGTTGATAGCTCCTCAATCCTGGAAACGCACTTGCCCACTCGCTCTGAACCTTCTGGTTATAGTACGCTTTGAAGTTGCGGTAACACGACTGTAAATCGCAATCAATATCGTCAAGATTTCGCTCAAACTCAACCTCCGAGGTCATTGACGCATCTGGAGTCCAACGCCCAACAGTTGCTGCTTCCATGCGACTCAAAGCTTTGACAAAAATCATCAACTGAGCAAAACAGGTCTTCTAGATTAGACATGAGGGCAAACTAGGCAGAGATTTTAGCATTTTCAGCCTATCGAGTTTGCCCCTTTCTTGTCTCAATCCTTATCCTGAACTCAGGTCACCTTAGTCTTGCACTTAGTCGATGTCATAACAAACTCATTGAAGATAAAACAGTTTCGGTTCGTGAGGATAATTCAGCTATTGACTTTGATATTGAAGAAAAGATTGATTTTGAATCGGAGGACTTATCATGAATAACACACTCAAAGAAATTGCAGCAAAGCATAGTGTGCAGAGGAGATAATTCTAGAGATTTTATCAGGAATGAAACTCAAAGATTCTCAAAGGTATAGCAAGTCTCAACTAGAAGGTTTTGAGAAAGTTTGCAAAACGCCCCTCGACCTGCGGGATGCGGCGGCGATCGCATTGTTGCGAATTATTGGTGGCATGCGACGGCAGGAGCTAGCGCATCTGACGCTTGCCGATCTAAGACCTACTTAGTGATTCCCTTGTCGTCCGGCGCGGTAAAGGAGGGAAAAGGCGCGTCGTTTATCTGAGTGAGGAGGCACTGGCGATCTTGAGAGAGTGGCTGGCATTCAGGGGGAACTCTCCAAGGGCATTAATTTGCCTAGTCAACAAGGGTGGTAAAGTCGAACTGCGACATTTTGCTCCTGATGGAGATGGCATCTACAAGCTAGTACCAGAGCGGGCAACCAGAGCAGGAGTCGAGCAATTTTTCCCCCATGATTTTCGCCGCACCTTTTGCTCGGACTTGTTTGACACCAATACCGACCTGTTCTCGGTACAGTAACTGGCGAGTCACGCCTCTCCAGCTACAACTGCCAAGTACGACCGACGCTCTGAGGCGGCGAAGCGTAACGCCGTGCGATCGCTGAAGTTGAAAAAGAGCTAAACAGTCTACCCATAATGTTTTCGGCAAAGTTTTATCAATGCCATTGTACCGGAGCAAGCCAATAATCGCGAGGAATCATCTCAAGGCGCGGAAACAACAAAAATGCACCTAAAAGGGTAGTCCTAAAGAAGTAAGGATAAGGTAAGTCTTTCTATTACCAAGCCATGTTAGAAACCCCGATTACTTGTCCATGCTGCCACTCTAATCGTATTGTCAAGAACGGATTCATCCACAATGGCAACCAAAATTTCAAATGCAAAGACTACTAAGCGCCAATTTGTACAAAACTCAACAAAAAAGGTCATTGGGCAGGAAACCAGAGATTTGATCGACAAGTTGTTGTTAGAGAAGCTGTCATTGGCAGAAATTGCCAGAGTTACAAGGGAAACTATCGCAGTGGTTGCAGACATACGTGAATGCTAAGTACTCGTCCGTGCCAAAAACAGTAGAAGCGTGGCCTAAAAAAAGGGGCAGCTAACAATACAATGTGACGAGATGTGGTCATTTGTAGGCAATAAGAAGAACAAACAGTGGATTTGGTTAGCCTTAGATGTGAATACACGAGAAATCGTTAGTGTCTACGTTGGTAAACGTAGTCGTGAAGGCGCACAAGGCTTATGAAAATCGTGCCTGGGGTATATCGGCAGTGTGCTGTGTGCTACACAGACTTTTGGGAAGCATATGAGCAAGTCATTCCCAAATCTAGACATCGAGCAGTTGGTAAAAGCAGTGGTAGAACCAATTTAATTGAGTGGTTTAACTGCACTTTACGCCAAAGGGTTGCGCGTTTAGTTCGAGATACCTTGTCCTTCTCAAAGAAGCTAGATAACCATATCGGAGCTATTTGGTATTTCGTACATGACTATAATCTATCCTTACTTCTTTAGGTCTACCGTAATTAATTCCTCTAATTGCTGCTTCAATCTTCCGCAGTGCCTTGAGTTTCGAGAAATTAGGAACTGAGTCCCTAGTATTTTTGTACTGATCGGTTTGTTGCTTAGCAAGAACCCTGCGACCAAATCGAGCAGATACGCCAATCGCTACTGCTAGAGCGGAACCCAGCGCTGTCTCTCCTTCCTTGGGACGACCAGGAATATCTCGATAATTAAGCGATCGCAGCCGCTCTGCTAATTGCTCGATTTGGTCGCGCAAATAATTGACTCGCTTCTCGTTCTCTGCTAACTCTACCTGAAGCGATCGCTCTGGTTCTGCCTCGGCATCAAACGGCATAACTCGTACAGCTATGATGTCGTCAGGAAATTGCTGCTGATAAAGTTCTAAGTTAGTTTCCTTGAGTAGTTGAATTGCTGCTAGCCGATGTCCGCCAGCTAGTAGAACGCCTTTTTGATCTACCACTAGTAGTTCAATTAATCCCAAAGCCCCAATAGATTCTGCTAAATCTTCAACATGGGAGTCGCGTAACGGACGGGTATCTTCTGCTCTGGGGTAGATTCGAGATAAAGGTAAATTGATTCGTTGAATGCGATCGGCTTCAGACTGCGAAGCTGCTGCTTGGTCTTGTTCGTGAATCGCGTTAGCCACAATCGTTGCTTGCTCAAGCACCGATGCACTATCAGCGCGTTTTCTTGGTCTAGCCATTTAACACCCACTCTGCTACAACTTGTATAAATCCTTCGCCCCTTTGGAGTTAGGGTCGTACTGCATCAGCGGCATCCTTTCAGCACCAGCCCATGCCAAAGCCGCATCTTGGCGAATAGTCAGCCGTTTAAGCGACGGATAAGTTTTGGCTAATTGCTGATCTAACGCCTGATCCATCGAACGGCGCAAGTCAATCTTGCTCAGTACTAGCGGCCATCGCGAGGCTCCCTTGCGTCCCTTTTCTGCCGCAAACTCAACTCATTTAGCACCCTACCAGCACCAACAACCGCAAGTGGATGAGCGTCAGTACAAACCAGTGCTACGTCAGCAGCAACTAAGCCTAAACGTTCTAGGTATTCAACACCAGGAGGGCAATCAAAAATCAATATGTCGTAGTCTAACGATGCAACTGCATCTGCCAAGTCTTCTGGGTCTGATGCTTGAATATTGTGTCCTGTTAGCTTTGGTCCTCCTGGTAAATATGTATAGCCCCGATGCTGCTTCTAA
It contains:
- a CDS encoding IS982 family transposase; translation: MEAATVGRWTPDASMTSEVEFERNLDDIDCDLQSCYRNFKAYYNQKVQSEWASAFPGLRSYQRFIEWIPRTLVPMCAYLRSCFGRCSGISFMGSTSLRVCHKRRIERNKVFETVAARGRTSLDWFFGFKLHLVVNDQGELLNIMLTLGNTDDRTPVPKLLQQLVGKVFADKGYVSQKLAKQLLKTAGIQLITKLKHNMKQQPLNERLLLRKRSIISQIEHSRHRSPDNCFVNILGGLIAYCH
- a CDS encoding ParB N-terminal domain-containing protein; protein product: MARPRKRADSASVLEQATIVANAIHEQDQAAASQSEADRIQRINLPLSRIYPRAEDTRPLRDSHVEDLAESIGALGLIELLVVDQKGVLLAGGHRLAAIQLLKETNLELYQQQFPDDIIAVRVMPFDAEAEPERSLQVELAENEKRVNYLRDQIEQLAERLRSLNYRDIPGRPKEGETALGSALAVAIGVSARFGRRVLAKQQTDQYKNTRDSVPNFSKLKALRKIEAAIRGINYGRPKEVRIDYSHVRNTK
- a CDS encoding AAA family ATPase, whose protein sequence is MADAVASLDYDILIFDCPPGVEYLERLGLVAADVALVCTDAHPLAVVGAGRVLNELSLRQKRDAREPRDGR